The window AAATTGCGTCCCTGTCGGCCATGGGCCTCGGCCTGACAGTACACAGTACTGTCAGACTGGTGGGGATTTGCCCTGTCGGCTGAACGTTACCCACAGATTTGTCGCACACCCACGCCGCAGCGCACGCCTGCGGGTGTTTGCCAGTTCTGGCGGTTCGATGTTAAATTCCAGCCATGAGCACGCTCGACGAGATTGAAGCCGCCGCCGAGAAGCTGCCGAAGGCGCAACAGCAGGAGCTGCTGCTTTTTCTTGTCCGCCGCCTGCGCGAAGGCGAAGCGCTGCCGGAGCCGCGCTTGTTCTCGGAGGAACAGCTGAAGGCGTGGATGGACGAGGATGACATGTTGTCGAGAGGGACGGTCTCACAATGAAGGAGATCTCACGCATTTCTACGAACCCCGAAATCATGGGCGGGAAGCCCTGCATTCGGGGGCTGCGGGTCACCGTCGGCACCGTGGTCGGGCTGGTCGCGTCTGGGCATTCCACCGCCGAGATCCTCAAGCTGTATCCGTATCTGGAAGAGGAAGACATCCGCGAGGCCTTGGCCTACGCCGCCTGGCGCGCCGAAGAGATCGAGGTCCCTCTCAGCCGCTCGTGAAGCTGCTGATCGACATGAACCTCACCCCGCTGTGGGCCGAGGTCTTTCAGCGCCATGGATGGGAAGCCATCCACTGGTCAGCGGTCGGTGATCCGCGGGCGCCCGACCGCACCATCATGGAGTGGGCACG of the Deltaproteobacteria bacterium genome contains:
- a CDS encoding DUF433 domain-containing protein, with product MKEISRISTNPEIMGGKPCIRGLRVTVGTVVGLVASGHSTAEILKLYPYLEEEDIREALAYAAWRAEEIEVPLSRS